In Longimicrobiales bacterium, one DNA window encodes the following:
- a CDS encoding zf-HC2 domain-containing protein: MSNKHLSAERFQAFLEGDLPEGDAFGVEKHLAACARCSAEMEGWRALFEELGEISSHRPIEGFSDRVMTQVSLPESMPLAARVREPVGTPSAEQHLSEAVLQNFLDGTLSARRAQKLERHLQDCTPCTAETDAWISVFSALKQLDSFTPAEGFAERVMAAVELRDDVALLTRIRRRVAVLASGPSQEHVIASELQDYVDDSLPAAAFARVETHLGGCATCASEVQAWRAVARELTALQRLTPTPTFSDQVMTGFRMHQMVQAAAPVPFRSRNAARLRRLIPDARQALAALTGVAVTPVAITGLVVYAAFSHPTLTFDSLLSFVWWQITDVASAAFGGMTGQATLLEALTSSPLVVAGGVLGYTMISALALRVLYKNLFANRPNEGRYVHVSIAS; the protein is encoded by the coding sequence ATGTCGAACAAGCATTTGAGCGCAGAACGCTTCCAAGCGTTTCTCGAAGGAGACCTCCCCGAAGGGGACGCTTTCGGTGTCGAGAAGCATCTAGCGGCGTGTGCTCGTTGTTCGGCTGAGATGGAGGGGTGGCGCGCTCTGTTCGAGGAACTCGGTGAGATTTCTTCACACCGTCCGATCGAAGGATTTTCGGACCGCGTCATGACCCAAGTGTCGCTACCCGAATCGATGCCGCTTGCCGCGCGAGTGCGAGAGCCGGTCGGGACCCCCAGTGCGGAGCAGCATCTGTCGGAAGCAGTTCTTCAGAATTTCCTGGACGGTACGCTGTCGGCGAGACGTGCCCAGAAGCTGGAGCGCCACCTTCAGGACTGCACGCCGTGTACCGCTGAAACGGACGCATGGATTTCGGTGTTCAGTGCGCTGAAACAGCTGGATTCCTTTACCCCGGCAGAAGGCTTCGCCGAGCGGGTCATGGCGGCCGTTGAGCTACGCGACGACGTGGCACTTCTGACTCGGATCCGTAGGCGAGTTGCGGTCCTGGCCAGTGGGCCGAGCCAGGAGCACGTGATAGCCAGCGAGTTGCAGGACTACGTGGATGACAGTCTGCCTGCTGCAGCCTTTGCCCGAGTCGAGACTCATCTCGGCGGGTGCGCTACCTGCGCCAGCGAAGTGCAGGCGTGGCGAGCCGTGGCCAGGGAGCTCACGGCCCTTCAGCGACTCACTCCAACACCGACGTTCTCCGACCAGGTCATGACCGGCTTCCGGATGCATCAGATGGTGCAGGCTGCCGCCCCCGTGCCGTTCCGCTCGCGTAACGCTGCAAGACTGCGCCGCCTGATCCCGGATGCCCGGCAGGCTCTCGCAGCCTTGACCGGCGTCGCGGTGACCCCAGTAGCGATCACCGGACTCGTTGTTTACGCGGCGTTTTCGCACCCGACGCTGACCTTCGATTCACTGTTGTCCTTCGTCTGGTGGCAGATCACCGACGTGGCATCCGCTGCGTTCGGGGGCATGACGGGCCAGGCGACACTGCTCGAAGCACTCACGTCCTCACCCCTTGTCGTAGCTGGCGGCGTGCTCGGGTACACGATGATTTCAGCGCTCGCTCTACGAGTGCTTTATAAGAATCTCTTCGCGAACCGGCCTAATGAGGGTCGTTATGTACATGTCTCAATTGCTTCATAG
- a CDS encoding Mrp/NBP35 family ATP-binding protein, translating into MNSEELRRSVMAALARIKHSDSEHDLIAGGRVQNLEVGDDGQARFQFMLRPEDPGDLVKEARSTVESLEGITSVKINVQLPQMAAGGEAGGGPQGGLKPGSVPAPTPAPGLLSQVGHIIAVSSGKGGVGKSMVAANLAAGFAKRGYKVGLIDADIYGPNIPLMFGVNSRPNVTGEKGSEMIEPLEAHGVKLMSLGFLLEEDQPAIMRGPLISGILKQFIEQVDWGELDIMVVDMPPGTGDAQLSLVQTIDLDGAVMVTTPQRVATGDVRRGIKMFERVNTRILGIVENMSGMTCPNCNEIVDVFGRGGGEALAEEMALPFLGRVPLDPAVVHAGDAGAPTILSAPDSGAAGALDAIVASLDGTLSVLEG; encoded by the coding sequence ATGAATTCCGAAGAACTTCGCCGCTCCGTAATGGCCGCGTTGGCCCGTATCAAGCACTCCGATTCGGAGCATGATTTGATTGCCGGTGGCCGCGTCCAGAATCTCGAAGTTGGGGATGACGGACAGGCTCGCTTTCAGTTCATGCTGCGTCCGGAGGACCCGGGCGATCTCGTAAAAGAGGCTCGCTCGACGGTAGAGAGCCTTGAGGGTATCACGAGTGTCAAAATTAACGTTCAGCTTCCGCAGATGGCGGCAGGTGGAGAAGCTGGTGGGGGACCCCAGGGTGGCCTCAAGCCGGGCTCGGTGCCGGCGCCCACACCCGCCCCGGGGCTGCTCTCCCAGGTGGGGCACATTATCGCTGTGAGCTCCGGGAAGGGTGGGGTCGGTAAGTCGATGGTGGCGGCGAACCTCGCGGCAGGTTTCGCGAAGCGGGGTTACAAGGTTGGCCTCATCGATGCCGACATTTATGGACCCAACATTCCTCTGATGTTCGGCGTGAACAGTCGTCCGAACGTCACCGGCGAGAAGGGGAGCGAGATGATCGAGCCACTGGAGGCTCATGGAGTGAAGCTCATGAGCCTAGGATTCCTACTGGAGGAGGATCAACCCGCCATCATGCGTGGCCCTCTCATTTCGGGGATTCTCAAACAGTTCATTGAGCAAGTCGACTGGGGTGAGCTGGACATCATGGTCGTGGACATGCCGCCGGGGACCGGCGACGCGCAGCTTTCGCTCGTTCAGACGATCGATCTCGATGGCGCCGTCATGGTCACGACCCCTCAGCGGGTGGCGACCGGGGATGTGCGCCGGGGCATCAAGATGTTCGAGAGGGTGAACACTCGCATTCTCGGGATCGTGGAGAACATGAGCGGAATGACCTGTCCCAACTGCAACGAAATCGTAGACGTGTTCGGACGAGGTGGCGGTGAGGCCCTTGCTGAAGAGATGGCGCTCCCGTTCCTCGGACGTGTTCCACTCGACCCAGCCGTGGTCCATGCGGGAGATGCGGGAGCACCAACAATCCTGTCTGCTCCGGACTCAGGTGCGGCAGGAGCTCTCGATGCGATCGTCGCTTCGCTCGACGGGACGCTGTCTGTGCTGGAGGGGTAG
- a CDS encoding ubiquinone/menaquinone biosynthesis methyltransferase gives MQSPSDAAPKAGAEREKQVQQIFSEIAPRYDLLNHILSMNIDRTWRRRAVNLLEWERALGGTFLDACAGTFDLSLELANRKTFEGWVIASDFAHPMLVHGTPKIATSPIESVCGDSLELPFADDTFDGATVGFGVRNLARLGVGLREFQRVLKPGARLVVLEFTVPPNPIMRAGYHFYFHNILPVVGRIVSGHPWAYTYLPESVKEFPGPKELGDLFESVGFSDVGWKLVSGGIAAIHWGRA, from the coding sequence ATGCAATCCCCATCTGACGCCGCGCCGAAGGCTGGTGCCGAGCGCGAAAAGCAGGTCCAGCAGATCTTCTCAGAGATCGCGCCCCGCTACGACCTACTGAACCACATTCTAAGCATGAACATCGATCGGACGTGGCGACGGCGCGCCGTCAATCTGCTCGAGTGGGAACGTGCCCTGGGCGGCACATTCCTCGATGCCTGCGCCGGCACGTTCGATTTGTCACTCGAGTTGGCAAACAGGAAAACGTTTGAAGGGTGGGTGATTGCGTCGGATTTCGCGCACCCCATGCTGGTTCATGGGACTCCGAAAATCGCTACGTCGCCGATCGAGTCAGTGTGTGGAGATTCACTGGAATTGCCCTTTGCCGACGACACATTCGACGGTGCCACGGTCGGCTTTGGCGTCCGAAATCTTGCTCGCCTTGGGGTAGGTCTCAGGGAGTTCCAGCGCGTCCTTAAGCCGGGCGCGCGGCTCGTCGTTCTCGAGTTCACCGTCCCGCCGAACCCGATCATGCGAGCGGGCTACCACTTCTATTTTCACAATATCCTTCCGGTGGTCGGACGCATCGTGTCAGGTCACCCCTGGGCGTACACGTATCTGCCTGAATCGGTAAAGGAGTTCCCTGGGCCGAAGGAACTTGGGGATCTGTTCGAATCTGTCGGATTCAGTGATGTGGGATGGAAGCTTGTGTCCGGGGGGATCGCAGCGATCCACTGGGGTCGCGCCTAG
- a CDS encoding sigma-70 family RNA polymerase sigma factor: MSTDIAFLPRATVRWLTDSRQDKGPLTPLDYASLDDRDLATHAARGHEPAFRELLIRYERPVFSLIYRMVRDRTLAEDLAQEAFIRGFNAIGSYKTSYKFSNWILKIANNHTIDHLRKRKLDTVSIDGSPHARTAEEISQSQVVIESRDESPAEYVENRELGSQIETAIGGLREEYRTVIVLRHIEGYAYDEIADIMDLPLGTVKTYLHRARGELRKSLSHLSS; encoded by the coding sequence ATGAGTACCGATATCGCCTTCCTGCCTAGAGCCACTGTCCGGTGGCTTACCGACTCGCGGCAGGATAAAGGACCTCTGACCCCTCTGGACTACGCGTCGCTGGACGATCGCGATCTCGCGACGCACGCTGCGCGTGGGCATGAGCCCGCCTTCCGTGAGCTGCTCATTCGTTATGAGCGGCCGGTTTTTTCACTTATCTATCGCATGGTACGTGACCGGACCCTGGCCGAAGATCTCGCGCAGGAGGCCTTCATTCGTGGCTTCAACGCGATCGGTTCGTATAAGACCAGCTACAAGTTCAGTAACTGGATCTTGAAAATCGCGAACAACCACACCATCGATCATCTCAGGAAGAGGAAGCTCGACACCGTCTCCATTGACGGTTCACCTCACGCCCGCACTGCTGAAGAGATCAGTCAAAGTCAGGTGGTGATTGAATCTCGAGATGAGAGTCCTGCGGAATACGTCGAGAATCGCGAACTCGGAAGTCAGATCGAAACGGCCATTGGTGGCCTCCGGGAGGAATACCGGACGGTGATCGTTCTCCGACACATCGAAGGGTACGCCTACGACGAGATCGCAGACATCATGGACCTGCCCCTGGGCACAGTGAAGACATATCTGCACCGGGCCCGCGGCGAGCTCCGCAAATCCCTGTCTCACCTCTCCTCGTGA
- a CDS encoding LiaF-related protein, producing MRKTMTAAIVAAAVIAPAAAQGQSWRTVAMSRQLEDNGEVRVFVDYGAGEFTMRSVDDGLLYRMNLKYDEDKFEPIADFSGERLHLGVESLRRNINISRRQSGSLELELARGVPMDLKLKFGAVQADIDLGGLALTDLELSTGASESLINVSEPNPVPMEKASFEVGAAEFTIRNLANLRAEEIEVRAGVGSIILDFDGRWQRDAQIAVKMGLGSMELRVPEGLGVRLQKDSFLTALDSEGLIKRGDVYESPDFDDADYRIEVELHIAFGSVAVVWIR from the coding sequence ATGCGTAAGACCATGACGGCCGCCATCGTGGCGGCTGCGGTCATCGCTCCTGCCGCCGCTCAAGGACAGAGCTGGCGGACAGTGGCGATGTCTCGACAGCTGGAGGACAACGGCGAAGTGCGCGTATTCGTCGATTACGGCGCGGGCGAGTTCACGATGCGATCCGTCGACGACGGACTCCTGTACCGGATGAACCTCAAGTACGACGAGGACAAGTTCGAACCGATCGCAGACTTCTCGGGGGAGCGACTTCACCTGGGAGTGGAGTCTCTTCGCCGGAACATCAACATCAGTAGACGGCAGTCCGGGTCGCTCGAATTGGAGCTCGCCCGTGGCGTACCCATGGACCTCAAGCTGAAGTTCGGAGCCGTTCAGGCCGACATCGACCTCGGTGGCCTCGCGCTGACCGACCTCGAGTTGAGCACAGGTGCGTCTGAGTCCTTGATCAACGTCAGTGAGCCGAATCCAGTACCGATGGAGAAAGCCAGCTTCGAAGTCGGTGCTGCCGAGTTCACGATCAGGAATCTGGCGAACCTGCGCGCCGAAGAGATCGAAGTGCGCGCAGGTGTCGGCTCGATCATTCTCGATTTTGACGGGCGATGGCAGCGAGACGCGCAGATCGCTGTAAAAATGGGACTCGGGTCGATGGAGCTTCGTGTCCCGGAAGGCCTCGGGGTTCGCCTTCAAAAAGACAGCTTCCTCACGGCACTGGACTCGGAGGGACTCATCAAGCGTGGCGACGTGTACGAATCTCCGGATTTCGATGACGCCGACTACCGTATCGAGGTTGAGCTCCATATCGCATTCGGCAGCGTCGCGGTGGTGTGGATTCGCTGA
- a CDS encoding pitrilysin family protein, protein MSARRHVLLASTALATGIATLLSSPSPALAQQEPPTGRQTIDRLVYPPLKFEQPQTDHYEVFGVPVISLEDPTLPMVTVHAYFRGGYGLFGRESYAAAMGLPALLRYGGTTSRSALEVDEAIEYHAFHVSFGSAGGSVTTSINALTENLPTALDLWGELIAEPAFDGNEVEAWRTRELESILRRLDDPGRLAFSEMNRLLYGDHPVGWEMEPSDLDPARLQTDRLNELHRRILCRGNLTLGVTGDAPWPVLQPLLESVVSRLPDCAQALPEAPTPNIRRTAGVYLVEKDLDQSVVVMAHPTTVQLGDDDTYYAAMIGNSILGGGGFSSRILGRLRTEEGFAYSATSLWTTPRKHEGIIAATTRTRPENTMAAIDVILKTMHGLRDGPPTTDEVGATVDQIVNGFVFNFDSPSQIVSRTMYYLAQDLPEDWLVRYWEGVQRVTPYGIQRVFSDQLHPEEMTILIVGDPSRIGESLYGRGPVTTIEVR, encoded by the coding sequence ATGAGCGCTCGAAGACACGTACTACTGGCTTCTACTGCCCTGGCAACAGGGATAGCAACGCTCCTGTCCAGCCCCTCGCCAGCGCTCGCTCAACAGGAGCCGCCTACCGGTAGACAGACGATCGATCGGCTGGTGTACCCGCCCCTCAAGTTCGAACAGCCGCAGACGGACCACTACGAGGTCTTTGGCGTCCCCGTCATATCACTCGAGGACCCAACGCTTCCCATGGTTACCGTCCATGCCTACTTCCGAGGTGGATACGGGCTATTTGGAAGAGAGTCCTACGCGGCGGCAATGGGATTGCCCGCCCTGCTCCGCTACGGCGGAACGACCTCCAGAAGCGCGCTCGAGGTCGACGAGGCGATCGAGTATCACGCCTTCCATGTGTCATTCGGGAGCGCGGGCGGTAGCGTCACCACCTCAATTAACGCGTTGACCGAAAACCTTCCGACGGCCCTCGACCTCTGGGGAGAGCTGATTGCCGAGCCGGCCTTCGACGGAAACGAGGTTGAAGCGTGGCGAACGAGGGAACTTGAAAGCATCCTGCGCCGCCTCGACGATCCGGGTCGTCTCGCCTTTTCAGAGATGAACCGACTCCTGTATGGAGACCACCCGGTGGGTTGGGAGATGGAGCCCTCGGATTTGGATCCGGCCCGGCTACAAACGGACCGACTTAACGAGTTGCATCGTCGGATTCTCTGCCGAGGCAATCTCACCCTGGGGGTCACCGGCGACGCTCCTTGGCCCGTGCTCCAGCCCTTGCTCGAGAGTGTCGTCTCTCGCCTTCCGGACTGCGCTCAAGCCCTCCCGGAGGCGCCCACACCCAACATTCGGCGTACGGCAGGCGTGTACCTCGTTGAGAAGGACCTAGATCAGTCCGTGGTCGTGATGGCTCACCCCACAACCGTTCAGCTCGGGGACGACGACACGTACTACGCCGCCATGATCGGGAACTCGATCCTTGGGGGGGGAGGTTTCTCCAGCCGTATTCTCGGGCGTCTGCGTACCGAAGAGGGCTTCGCGTACTCCGCGACTTCGCTCTGGACGACGCCCAGGAAACACGAAGGCATCATCGCTGCGACCACCCGAACGCGACCGGAGAACACGATGGCTGCGATCGACGTGATCCTCAAAACCATGCACGGACTGCGTGACGGGCCACCGACGACGGACGAGGTCGGGGCGACGGTAGATCAGATCGTGAACGGCTTCGTCTTCAACTTCGACTCCCCCAGTCAGATCGTTTCCCGGACCATGTACTACTTGGCCCAGGACCTGCCAGAGGATTGGCTGGTGCGGTACTGGGAAGGAGTCCAGCGAGTAACACCTTACGGTATTCAGCGTGTCTTCTCGGACCAGCTGCATCCCGAGGAGATGACGATTCTAATCGTGGGAGACCCGTCGAGAATCGGCGAATCGCTCTACGGGCGAGGTCCTGTAACGACAATCGAGGTGCGATAG